The DNA window ATGACAAGTTCGACTTCAATATGAATAACGATCTTGGAAGAATGGTTCTGAACCCGGATGTTGTGGTAAGAACGAGAGGGGTTATGGAGAAATGTTCTATGTGTATCCAGATGACTCAGACTACTATTCTTGAAGCTAAAAAAGAGAATAGAATCGTGAAGGACGGAGAGTTCCAGACAGCTTGTTCTAAAGCTTGTTCTACAGGTTCAATCAAGTTCGGAGATATGAATGACAAAGAATCTGAAGTGAGAAAGCAATATGCTTCAAACAGAAGATATTATTTACTGGAGGAGATCGGAACAAAACCAAATGTGTTCTATCACACTAAAGTAAGAAACAGAGTAGAAAAATAAAGTTTAAATAATAAATAGGTAAAAAATGTCAGGACATTACGAAGCTCCGATAAGGGAACCTCTAATTATTGGTCACAAAACTTATCACGATATCACGGAAGATATTGCACGACCTATCGAAGAAAGAGCAGGTAAATTATGGTGGATTTCATTATATGCAGCCTTAGTTCTATTCATCTATGGATTCGGATGTATCGCTTACACTATCGGAACAGGTATTGGAGCATGGGGACTAAACAGAACTATTAACTGGGGATGGGATATTACTAACTTCGTATGGTGGGTTGGTATCGGTCACGCCGGAACCCTAATCTCAGCGGTATTATTATTATTTAGACAGAGATGGAGAATGTCTGTAAACAGATCTGCAGAGGCGATGACAATCTTTGCGGTTGTACAGGCGGCAATCTTCCCGGTTATCCACATGGGTAGAGTTTGGGTAGGATATTGGGTATTCCCTTTACCAAACCAGTTCGGTTCTCTTTGGGGGAACTTCAACTCTCCTCTACTTTGGGACGTATTTGCGATCTCTACGTATTTCTCGGTATCAACAGTATTCTGGTTCATGGGATTAATCCCTGACTTTGCAATGATCAGAGACAGAGCGAAGACACCTTGGACTAAGAAAATTTATACTTTCCTTGCATTCGGTTGGGGTGGTAAAGCAAAACACTGGCAAAGATTCGAAGAACTATCTTTGGTTCTTGCAGGTTTGGCAACTCCGCTTGTATTCTCAGTACACACTACCGTATCTTTTGACTTCGCAACTTCGGTTATTAAAGGATGGCACTCTACAATCTACCCTCCTTACTTCGTTGCCGGTGCGATTTTCTCAGGATTCGCAATGGTACAGACGCTATTGTTAGTTGCCAGAAAAGTATGTCACCTTGAAGATTACATTACTATGTATCATATCGAAATTATGAACATCGTAATCATCTTAACGGGTGGTATGGTAACTGTAGCTTACGCAACTGAATATTTCATCGGATGGTATTCAGGATCAAGATTTGAAGATTTTACATATCTTTCTCCTGGTGCTGCTGTTGGACCTTACTGGTGGGCTTTCTGGTCACTAATTATCTGTAACCTTGTTGTTCCTGCTTCTTTCTGGTTCAAGAGACTGAGAACGAATATTATCTGGACATTCATTGTTGCATTAATTATCAACATCGGTATGTGGTTTGAGCGTTTTGACATTATCGTAATTAACCTTTCCAGAGATTATCTGCCTGGTTCTTGGACGATGTTTAAGCCAACAATCATTGATGTGGGAGTATATTTAGGAACAATCGGGTTCTTCTCTGTATTATTCTTATTATACGCAAGAACATTCCCTGTAATTGCACAGGCTGAATTAAAATCGATTTTGAAAATCTCAGGTGAAACTTATAAAGCAAAAGAAGGAGATGAGCACCACTAAAATTGTATACGGACTTTATGCGGACGACGACGATTTAATGAACGGCGTTAAAGCATTCAACGATAAAGGAATCAAAATAAACGAAGTCTATACTCCGTTTCCGGTTCACGGACTAGATAAAGCTTTAGGGTTAAAGAAAACAAGAATTTCTGATGCTGCTTTCATCTACGCTTGTTATGGAGTTACGATCGGTGCTACTCTTACATGGTATGTAATGAACCACGACTGGCCTCAGAACATTGGAGGTAAACCAGCTTTCGACTGGGCTCACAATATGCCGGCTTTCGTAGTACCAATGTTCGAACTTATGGTATTCTGCGCAGCACACATGATGTCATTAACTTTCTTGGTAAGAAACAAAATGTATCCCGGAGCGCCTGCACAAAACCCGGATCCAAGAACAACGGATGATAAATTCTTAATGGAATTTGTAACTGAAGATGTAGAATCTGTAAAGCAGTTGCTTATTGAAACTGGAGTTGAAGAAATAACTGTTAAAGATGCTTAAAATGAAAAAGAATGTATTAAAAATTACAGCAGTTTTAGGTTTAACAACAGTTTTACTTAACTCTTGCGGACCAAAAGAGAATACTCCGCTGGTCTATTTCCCGGATATGTATTTTCCGGTAGCATACGATCCATTGATGAAAGCTCAGGATGCTTATTCAGATCATGAAAATGAAATCCCTGCTTTTGTTAAAAATAATTTTGCAACAGGTCTTTCTCCTGTAGAAGGATCGGTAGCTCAAAATAAAGATGGTGTCTTCGAAGAAGGATTACTTCCAAAAACACCGGATGAATACAATGCTGGTTATGATGCTTCTAAAACAGTAACAGCTTCTCCTTTAAACCCTGCAAACGCAGCAAAAGATCTCGAAAGAGGGAAAGGTCTTTTTGAGAAAACCTGTGCAGCTTGTCACGGTGTCGGAGGAGACGGACAAGGACCAATCGTTCAGTCCGGAGCATTCTCTGGTGTACCAAACTATGCAGACAGAGATATTACTGTAGGATCTGTTCATTATGTAATAACCAACGGTAGAAACGCAATGGGATCTTATGCAGGACAACTAAACGCCGGAGACCGATGGAGAGTTGCCATGTATGTGATGAATGCTTTCAAAAAAGGAGCGGCAGCACCTGCGGCGGCTACGACAGCAGCTGCCCCTGCGAAATCTGAAACGATGACTACCGAAACTAAAAAATAAGAAAAGAAATGTATAGTTTTTCACCAAAATTAAAATCAACTTCTATAATCCTTCTTGTTGTAGGTTTAGTTCTTTTTGCTGTTGGTTTCTTTATGAATAAAGGAATTACTACTGAAAAAATAGAACACATGATGGAAGCGGTTCATGCTTCTGGTCATACAGCTCCTACGCATTCTAGTGAAATGGTAGGACCTCAGGATCACGCAGCTCACCTTGAGCATGCTACTCTTCAGGTTCACAACCAGCCTTTAGCGGCAATACATTTTGTAGCTGTATTTTTCTTTGGAGTAAGCTGCTGCGTATTATTCTTCTATTCTATTCAGCACGCTGCACACGCAGGTTGGCCAATTATCATTACAAGAGTAATGGAAGCTATTGCTTCTTATATTCCTTACGGTGGTGCTATTCTAATCATTCTAATGATTTTAAACATCACTCACCAAGGTCACCTTTTCCATTGGATGGATCCGGAATTGACAGACCCAAATTCTGCTCATTTCGATGTGATCTTATTTGAAAAAAGAATTTTCTTAAATATCCCTTTCTATGCAGTAAGAACTTTCATCTACGTATTAGGAGCTTCTTTCTTCGCTTGGAAACTGAAAGCTCAGTCTAAAAAAGTAGACGAAACAAAATCAAGAGTAGAATATCAAATGCTTTACAGATGGGCAGTAGGATATATCGCATTCTTCGGTTTTGCTTCTGCAGCCTGGGCTTGGGACTGGTTGATGTCTATTGATCCTCACTGGTATTCTACTATGTATATTTGGTATTCAATGGTAAGCTGCCTTTCAAGTGGTATTGCGGTAATCATTCTTCTAAGTGTTTATTTAAAGAAAAACGGATTCCTTCCACAGTTCAATGATAACCACTTACATGATTTAGGAGTATTCCTATTTGCAACAAGTATGCTTTGGACGTATACATGGTTTGCACAGTTCATGTTATACTGGTACGCAAACATTCCGGAAGAGGTTAACTATTTCTTTGGAAGATTCCAGCATTACTCTCCTACTTTCTTACCAATGCTTATTGTAAACTTCTTATTACCATTATTGGTATTGGTGAGCAGCAGCATCAAGAGAAACTACAAAGTGGTTACAACAATGGCAGTAGTCGTAATTTGTGGTCACATCTTAGATTACTTCAATATGGTAATGCCGGGAACAGTAGGACCATACTGGAAAACTCCTGAAGTATTTATCCTGATCTTAGGAGCAATCTTATTCGTAGTTGGATTATTTATGTTCACTGTGCTTTCAGCACTATCTAAACTTAAACTGATCCCTACAGGTAACCCTTACCTACACGAATCTGAAATTTATGAATATCCTTTCTAAGGAATTTGTAACAACATAAAAAGAAAAAAGACTGATTGTAATGATCAGTCTTTTTTTATGCACTAAAAATTAAAACTGTCCTGCAGCCTTTCTGAATTTTAATTGTCTTAAACTGAGAATGATTTAACTAAAAAAACATTAATTGTATCAATCATGAAGAAAAATCTACTGTTATTATTTTTAACAATCGTTGTAAATTTTTTGAATGCACAAAGCATTACTTTCATTTCGGAAAAAACCAATAAACCACTTCCTAAGATTTCGGTGTTTGGGAAAGACGGAAGTATTGTAGCCTACTCTGATATTGATGGAAAAATAGACAAACAATCCATAAAACCGGATCAGGAAAAGTTTCAGCTCATCTACGATAATATGTCTGTTGCTACTTTGTCCTATGCAGATTTCGACAAAGAAATCATTAAAGTGGATGACAGAATAAAAGATATCGAACGTGTGATCATAAAAAATAATAAACCCGCAAAATATATTTTTGTAAAAGGAAACTTTAACTCTTACGTTACCGTAAACAATAAGTTAAACTGCTACACAGACGGAATCATTACTTACATTTTTGATAATGAAACAAAAAAACTGAAAAGTGCCGATGTAGAACAATACAGAGCATTCAGGATTGAAGACAAAAATGTTGATAAAAAATTGACAGCATCCTTTGATTATGGCAGAATAATGAATGTACCTGAGATGAAAGACGTTGGAAATATTCAGGAATTTAAAAAAAGAAATGCCGTCATTAAAGAACTGAAAGGTGACCGAAAAGATCAGATCGAAATTGCTCACAGTGCTTTACAGGAAAAAGAAGTAAACTTTTTAGGATACCGTTTTTACGATGTAAGAGTAATCTCAAATGCTTCTTACGAAAAAGAAAGCAATAAAACCTTAAGAGATCTTCTGGAATTTAACGATATTCGATTTATCAAATTAAAGCACAAAAGTGAGCCGGAGTACAACCAGTTGATCTATTACAGCAATTTTTATCCTGTGGAAATAGAATTCAGAAATGATAAAGATATCGAAAGTGTAAATTTGAATACCAATAAAAGCAGCTATACTACAAAATACTGGGAAGATTCATCTTTTCCGAATATGCAGACTGTTTTCAGTTCATTTTTCAGAGATCAGCTAAAAGAACAACAAAATAAAAAATAAAATCCTCTATTAATAATGGTTTTATTATTTTTGTGGTAAACCGAAAAAAAATGAAAAAGTTTTCTTTTCTACTAATTTTCAGCCTGTTGCTTTTTACAGCATGCAAGAAAGATCATGTAGATGCTACCAATACTAAAACTTTGCAGTCGAGTATCAATGATATGACGACAAGTTTACCTACTATTAAGCAAATTAAATTTAACGAAGCGCTCTACATCCTTAAAACTTTTGGAGTGGAAGCTGATGGCGATGTTGCCGAACTGAAAGCTTTAGGACAGTTGATTGACGGTAAAAAAGTGCCGGAAATTATGGCAATGGCAGATCAGGTAGCCCAAAAAAACGGAATCGAATGGGCAAGTACAGCTCCACCGTCATTAGGAGAAATGAATATCTTCGGAAATGAAAAAGCTAAAGAAAGCGATTCTAATGACGTAAAAGCCAATTCATTGAGCATTACCACAAGACCGACAGGAGATGACGGAACCGGAGCTCCTACTGCGCTTCAGATTGTTCCGAGATTAGTTGATAATGCCGGAAATCCTGTATCCTTTACAGGAGCTGGTCTGGAAGCAACGCTGGAAGTGTTCAGCAACGGAATAAAGCTTTCTACGGCTAAAAATTTAATGCAGGATAATAACTTCAAAGGATTTAATTTAAAATTCTCTTCACTTCCTGCAGCTAAGGTTGTTGATAATAAAATCGATATCACGGTTTCTGTAAAAACAACTGCGAAAACTTTCAAAATGACAAAAATCGGACTGGATGTTAATCCTCTTTTACTGAAAGTTCCGGCTGCTCCGAAAGTAGATTCAACAGCGGTTATTCAGGATCCTGCCGTAATCGATCCGAACAACCCGAATGTGACTGTTCCTTCTGCAACAGATCCGAATGCAACAGCTCCAACAACTCCTGCAGCACCTAAACAACCGGCTGCAGATCCAAAAAGCACGGTTTCAGGATTTTTAAATAACGTAAGCGCTCAAAACTTAAAAGCTGCATACAATTCTGCAAGTAACCCGAATTGGGGAAGTTATGAGTCGTTCTCGAACCCGACTTCAGGATTTGGTTCGGTGAAAAATGTAAGCGTAAAAAACATCACCACCAATGCTTCCAATGCAACTTCTGCAAGTGTAAATGCAACGTATGATGTAACGGATAAAAGTGGAAAAACAACATCTCTGAAAGCAACTTTCGGACTTAAAAATGTAAACGGAGACTGGAAAATTTCCAGCTACAAAATCAATCCGTAAAAAATGGCATCACAGCAGCTTATCACAAAACTGGAAGAAACCATTGAAAATATACCTGATTTTCCGATTCCGGGGATTCAGTTTAAGGATATCTCTCCTATTTTCCTAAACCCGAAACTGTATGAAGAGGTGATTACAGATCTGGTACAATTCAGCAAAGGAAAAGTGGATGCAGTATGCGGAATTGAAAGCAGGGGATATCTTTTCGGGATTGCCATCGCCGTTGCATTAGAAGTTCCTTTTATTTTAATCCGAAAAGCTGGAAAACTTCCACCACCCGTTATTTCAGAAGAATATGATCTCGAATATGGAAGTGCTGTGATTGAAACCCGTGAAGGACAGTTAAAATCCGGACAAAGAGTTTTGATTCATGATGATCTTTTAGCAACCGGAGGAACAACTGAAGCTGCCGCTAAATTGGTTGAAAAACAAGGCGCAACCGTTTCCCAATTCAGTTTCCTAATTGGATTAAAAGATTTAAAAGGCAAAGAAAAACTGAAAAAGTTTAATGCAGAAATCTATCATATTTTAGAATATTAAACTGAACAAAATATAGATGCTTCGACAAGCTCAGCATGACAACGCTAATAATTTAACGTTACATCAATACATACAGTATTAGAGATGTCATGCTGAGCTTGTCGAAGCATCTTTTTTAGTAAATTCACGATTCATAATTAACAATTCTACTTGATTAATTCAAATAAAATCAACAATACACACAAAGTATTTTGTAAATCATTCAGAAACAATTAAATTTGCATTTCAATTTTTAATAATTTATGGCAAAAATTACAAACGAGCAGGAAGGTAAAGAAACTGTTGAGTTTTTTAAAGATCTTGACAGAGAAGCTTTAAACACAGAAAGGTTCCTTGAGAAATATTCAAAACCTTTGGGAATTGTTTTCGGACTACTTATTTTAGGAGTTCTTGGCTTCTTCGGTTACAAGCAATTTGTTGTAACTCCTAAAAATGCAGAAGCTGTAAAAAGTTTCCTGGCTGCTCAGAAAAATCTTGCTGACGGTAAAGATAAAGAGGCTTTAGGCGGAAAATCTGCTGCAAATCCGGGTTTCTTAGGAACGTATAACGAATATTCTGCAACCAACGTAGGAAAGCTTTCTGCTTACAACGCTGGTCTGGTGAAATTCAAAGAAGGTAAATTTCAGGAAGCTTATGATCTTTTAGATAGTTTTTCATCCGACAACAAAACATTGATGGCAATGAAATACGGAGCAATGGCAGATGCAAAATCCGGTCTTAACAAAAATGATGAAGCCCTTCAGTTATTAGACAAAGCGGCTTCAGCTTCAGACGATCCTTACACAACGTATTATTTTACGAGAAAAGCCGGTATCTTAGCTTTAGGATTAAAGAAAAATGCAGAAGCTAAAAAGTATTTTGCAACAATTGACGAAAAATATC is part of the Chryseobacterium indicum genome and encodes:
- a CDS encoding tetratricopeptide repeat protein produces the protein MAKITNEQEGKETVEFFKDLDREALNTERFLEKYSKPLGIVFGLLILGVLGFFGYKQFVVTPKNAEAVKSFLAAQKNLADGKDKEALGGKSAANPGFLGTYNEYSATNVGKLSAYNAGLVKFKEGKFQEAYDLLDSFSSDNKTLMAMKYGAMADAKSGLNKNDEALQLLDKAASASDDPYTTYYFTRKAGILALGLKKNAEAKKYFATIDEKYQDYDNGMSDSYIEMTKYY
- the nrfD gene encoding NrfD/PsrC family molybdoenzyme membrane anchor subunit, whose amino-acid sequence is MSGHYEAPIREPLIIGHKTYHDITEDIARPIEERAGKLWWISLYAALVLFIYGFGCIAYTIGTGIGAWGLNRTINWGWDITNFVWWVGIGHAGTLISAVLLLFRQRWRMSVNRSAEAMTIFAVVQAAIFPVIHMGRVWVGYWVFPLPNQFGSLWGNFNSPLLWDVFAISTYFSVSTVFWFMGLIPDFAMIRDRAKTPWTKKIYTFLAFGWGGKAKHWQRFEELSLVLAGLATPLVFSVHTTVSFDFATSVIKGWHSTIYPPYFVAGAIFSGFAMVQTLLLVARKVCHLEDYITMYHIEIMNIVIILTGGMVTVAYATEYFIGWYSGSRFEDFTYLSPGAAVGPYWWAFWSLIICNLVVPASFWFKRLRTNIIWTFIVALIINIGMWFERFDIIVINLSRDYLPGSWTMFKPTIIDVGVYLGTIGFFSVLFLLYARTFPVIAQAELKSILKISGETYKAKEGDEHH
- a CDS encoding c-type cytochrome, which encodes MLKMKKNVLKITAVLGLTTVLLNSCGPKENTPLVYFPDMYFPVAYDPLMKAQDAYSDHENEIPAFVKNNFATGLSPVEGSVAQNKDGVFEEGLLPKTPDEYNAGYDASKTVTASPLNPANAAKDLERGKGLFEKTCAACHGVGGDGQGPIVQSGAFSGVPNYADRDITVGSVHYVITNGRNAMGSYAGQLNAGDRWRVAMYVMNAFKKGAAAPAAATTAAAPAKSETMTTETKK
- a CDS encoding quinol:cytochrome C oxidoreductase, with the protein product MYSFSPKLKSTSIILLVVGLVLFAVGFFMNKGITTEKIEHMMEAVHASGHTAPTHSSEMVGPQDHAAHLEHATLQVHNQPLAAIHFVAVFFFGVSCCVLFFYSIQHAAHAGWPIIITRVMEAIASYIPYGGAILIILMILNITHQGHLFHWMDPELTDPNSAHFDVILFEKRIFLNIPFYAVRTFIYVLGASFFAWKLKAQSKKVDETKSRVEYQMLYRWAVGYIAFFGFASAAWAWDWLMSIDPHWYSTMYIWYSMVSCLSSGIAVIILLSVYLKKNGFLPQFNDNHLHDLGVFLFATSMLWTYTWFAQFMLYWYANIPEEVNYFFGRFQHYSPTFLPMLIVNFLLPLLVLVSSSIKRNYKVVTTMAVVVICGHILDYFNMVMPGTVGPYWKTPEVFILILGAILFVVGLFMFTVLSALSKLKLIPTGNPYLHESEIYEYPF
- a CDS encoding DUF3341 domain-containing protein; translated protein: MSTTKIVYGLYADDDDLMNGVKAFNDKGIKINEVYTPFPVHGLDKALGLKKTRISDAAFIYACYGVTIGATLTWYVMNHDWPQNIGGKPAFDWAHNMPAFVVPMFELMVFCAAHMMSLTFLVRNKMYPGAPAQNPDPRTTDDKFLMEFVTEDVESVKQLLIETGVEEITVKDA
- a CDS encoding adenine phosphoribosyltransferase, with translation MASQQLITKLEETIENIPDFPIPGIQFKDISPIFLNPKLYEEVITDLVQFSKGKVDAVCGIESRGYLFGIAIAVALEVPFILIRKAGKLPPPVISEEYDLEYGSAVIETREGQLKSGQRVLIHDDLLATGGTTEAAAKLVEKQGATVSQFSFLIGLKDLKGKEKLKKFNAEIYHILEY